One genomic segment of Novosphingobium sp. RL4 includes these proteins:
- a CDS encoding TetR/AcrR family transcriptional regulator, producing MATRIKKGNREDAAVRRAQIIDEAIRQIGQIGSRGFTIQGLASKCGISNAGLLHYFGSKDGVLIALVDEIESREEVIVAPLLAATKASSGNGEDAYVAMVRLLRRIIERYREIPELGRFLIVLQTDAMDPAHPAHAWFLARAEETEDLFGQLLAPWAVDAQEAARMCYALIFGLARRWYDKPESFDLGQTLERAVRAIVPFESD from the coding sequence ATGGCAACCAGGATCAAAAAAGGGAACCGCGAAGACGCTGCGGTTCGTCGCGCCCAGATCATCGATGAGGCAATCCGCCAGATCGGTCAGATCGGCTCCCGTGGTTTTACGATCCAGGGCCTTGCCAGCAAATGCGGAATTTCCAACGCGGGGCTGCTCCACTACTTCGGATCCAAGGACGGCGTGCTTATCGCACTGGTCGATGAGATCGAGAGCCGGGAGGAAGTAATAGTCGCGCCTCTGCTGGCGGCGACCAAGGCGTCAAGCGGAAACGGAGAAGACGCCTATGTCGCGATGGTGCGGCTGTTGCGACGGATCATCGAGCGTTACCGGGAAATTCCGGAGCTGGGGCGTTTTCTCATCGTCCTGCAAACCGACGCCATGGACCCTGCGCACCCTGCCCACGCCTGGTTCCTCGCGCGCGCGGAGGAGACGGAGGATCTCTTCGGCCAATTGCTTGCTCCCTGGGCTGTCGATGCTCAAGAAGCAGCCAGAATGTGCTACGCCCTGATTTTTGGACTTGCCCGTCGCTGGTATGACAAGCCGGAATCTTTCGATCTGGGGCAGACGCTTGAGCGTGCGGTCCGTGCGATCGTTCCTTTCGAGAGCGATTGA
- a CDS encoding tannase/feruloyl esterase family alpha/beta hydrolase, translating into MAELCQPAAMQAIAAKLDIKVTIGKLPSEEQPGPFLEGGTRFTPARGDLPAYCQVTGSFVTNPATGKTANFLATLPISWNRKYLQLGCGGHCGTFAVSDAASPTITITNQGKPGDSIRKGYASFATDEGHAGFTQGKWAIKGPGEISQDYLDDYLYRSQKVLAMMGKEFTTAFYAKASGTAQKIAYSYFCGCSGGGRDALVAATYFPEAFDGIVSGSPYANLANLAFLTTGASLATVRSPDAGLPASLVAQINPLVMAKCDAVDGVKDGLIQNPMACDFRPEKDLPRCADNKPGPSCFTQAQIESVSTVLTAATDKEGRVVQPGYSVSELQNSLMLPPANAGTANPWPDTGNPATGAANGMALLGDTVIRIFSHRNDPKFETTSVLSFGSGGTGPVTGFRVIAPATEVARANAARRMGIGDIPKNAAKLIKSNHKMILWVNLSDHLLTPYMSVNYYKNLAKTFGGYDKLHKNIRMFMLPGTAHCSGGGIGEGPGSFDALSAIEAWVERGQAPDSLPATLYKANQFGVDFKRPLGRTMPLSKFPEMARYSGEGDVKDGANWSCVPGDRGMLRIGESGRQAGVID; encoded by the coding sequence ATGGCCGAACTGTGCCAACCTGCCGCGATGCAGGCCATTGCGGCAAAGCTGGACATCAAGGTTACGATCGGGAAACTGCCGTCCGAAGAGCAACCAGGCCCATTCCTTGAAGGCGGAACGCGTTTCACACCGGCCCGCGGCGACCTTCCGGCCTATTGCCAGGTGACCGGCAGCTTCGTGACCAACCCTGCCACTGGCAAGACGGCGAACTTCCTCGCAACCCTGCCGATAAGCTGGAACCGGAAATACCTGCAGCTTGGCTGCGGCGGGCATTGCGGGACATTTGCGGTAAGCGATGCGGCATCTCCCACCATCACCATCACCAATCAGGGCAAGCCCGGTGACAGCATCAGGAAAGGCTACGCCTCGTTCGCGACGGATGAAGGCCATGCCGGCTTCACGCAAGGCAAGTGGGCGATCAAGGGGCCTGGAGAGATCAGCCAGGATTACCTCGACGACTATCTCTATCGCTCGCAAAAAGTCCTGGCGATGATGGGCAAGGAATTCACGACCGCCTTCTATGCCAAGGCAAGCGGAACTGCCCAAAAGATCGCCTATTCCTATTTCTGCGGCTGCTCGGGCGGCGGGCGCGATGCTCTTGTTGCGGCAACCTACTTTCCCGAGGCTTTTGACGGGATCGTGTCGGGCTCACCTTATGCGAATCTCGCCAATCTCGCATTCCTGACCACCGGCGCCTCACTGGCGACGGTACGCTCGCCCGATGCGGGCCTGCCAGCATCGCTTGTGGCCCAGATCAACCCGCTTGTCATGGCGAAGTGCGATGCTGTGGACGGTGTCAAGGACGGCCTCATCCAGAACCCGATGGCCTGCGACTTCCGGCCTGAAAAGGATCTCCCGCGCTGCGCCGATAACAAACCCGGTCCCAGCTGCTTTACGCAGGCGCAGATCGAAAGCGTCAGTACAGTTCTGACCGCAGCCACGGACAAGGAAGGGCGCGTCGTTCAGCCCGGCTATTCGGTCAGCGAACTGCAAAACTCGCTCATGCTGCCGCCGGCCAACGCGGGCACTGCAAATCCCTGGCCCGATACAGGCAATCCGGCAACCGGTGCCGCCAACGGCATGGCGCTACTCGGAGACACCGTCATCCGCATCTTCTCTCACCGCAATGATCCAAAGTTCGAGACCACATCGGTACTTTCGTTTGGCTCTGGTGGCACCGGGCCCGTTACCGGTTTCCGGGTAATCGCACCGGCAACGGAAGTGGCCAGGGCGAATGCAGCGCGACGCATGGGTATCGGCGATATTCCGAAGAACGCCGCAAAACTCATCAAGAGCAATCACAAGATGATCCTGTGGGTGAACCTGAGCGATCACCTTCTTACCCCATACATGTCCGTCAACTACTACAAAAATCTTGCGAAGACGTTCGGCGGATATGACAAGCTCCACAAGAACATCCGCATGTTCATGTTGCCGGGCACCGCGCATTGCAGTGGCGGCGGGATCGGAGAAGGCCCCGGCAGTTTCGACGCGCTGAGCGCCATCGAGGCATGGGTGGAAAGAGGCCAAGCGCCCGACAGCCTTCCCGCCACGCTCTACAAGGCGAACCAGTTCGGCGTCGATTTCAAGCGGCCTCTCGGCCGCACCATGCCACTTAGCAAATTTCCCGAAATGGCGCGTTACAGCGGCGAAGGCGACGTAAAGGATGGTGCGAACTGGAGTTGTGTCCCCGGCGACAGAGGCATGCTGAGGATCGGGGAATCCGGGCGTCAGGCCGGGGTCATCGACTGA
- a CDS encoding tannase/feruloyl esterase family alpha/beta hydrolase: MIPAHLKTDIEADGLTHVLLVREFHKGEPLVISEPASAHTAVAPSDLCLIKLVVGPGNPGPVGAPSTSPGIGIEVWLPRPAAWNGRIHNIGGLGGFDGGQHSSPDAIGWPYAALTAGGESAVSASTDSGHVPTNGAWAINPDGSPARQLWEDYAHRAMHVMAEKTKQIARAYYGKPAHHAYYEGVSTGGRHGYRLAQQYPGDYDGIIASLPALNWAQWVTADVYRSLVVERELSGRYLTKAQMDLVSNAAIAACDTVGGQHMGYVTDNLACTYDPTKDPAVLHVEDGGTNTSPDALSLSQARVVNQMWYGMTSDGSAPDPHRDNGAGTALAGPHKWYGLMRGTSLYQAYFANIGYGSSNAHEGYVADQVALELANPRLANPTFRNASGNGEGGWTALTYQELSHAFDRGTELDSTFGGLASDDPDLSAFKARGGKFLSWHGWNDEAIPVQGTIRYYDRVLEKMGGAQNVHDFFRLYLLPGVGHMSPNGTSNPDAHPPLVAPGQFYALMVDWVENGKAPDSIVIETPPESPVRRSAPIAPYPQQVRYVSGDPNEASSYAVQ; encoded by the coding sequence ATGATACCTGCACATCTCAAGACCGACATCGAGGCCGACGGCCTTACGCACGTCCTGCTCGTTCGGGAGTTTCACAAGGGCGAACCGCTGGTGATTTCGGAACCGGCCTCGGCCCACACCGCCGTCGCACCCTCGGACCTTTGCCTGATCAAGCTGGTGGTGGGACCGGGCAATCCGGGCCCTGTCGGCGCGCCTTCCACTTCGCCCGGCATCGGCATCGAAGTATGGCTGCCCAGGCCCGCTGCCTGGAATGGAAGGATACACAATATCGGCGGCCTTGGCGGCTTCGACGGCGGTCAGCACAGCTCTCCGGACGCAATCGGCTGGCCCTATGCCGCACTGACGGCGGGTGGAGAAAGCGCAGTTTCCGCCAGCACCGATTCCGGCCATGTCCCCACCAATGGTGCCTGGGCCATCAATCCGGATGGGTCCCCTGCCAGGCAGCTCTGGGAGGACTACGCGCACCGGGCGATGCATGTGATGGCCGAGAAGACCAAGCAGATCGCGCGGGCTTACTACGGAAAGCCGGCGCACCACGCCTATTATGAAGGCGTATCGACCGGCGGACGCCATGGCTACCGGCTCGCCCAGCAGTATCCGGGCGACTACGACGGCATCATTGCCAGCCTTCCGGCACTCAACTGGGCCCAATGGGTTACCGCCGATGTCTATCGCAGCCTCGTTGTAGAACGGGAACTCAGCGGCCGTTACCTGACCAAGGCCCAGATGGACCTCGTCTCCAATGCAGCGATCGCGGCCTGCGACACGGTTGGCGGGCAGCACATGGGATATGTGACGGACAACCTTGCCTGCACTTACGATCCGACCAAGGACCCCGCAGTGCTGCACGTGGAAGACGGCGGCACGAATACCAGTCCTGATGCCCTTTCGCTATCCCAGGCGCGTGTCGTCAACCAGATGTGGTACGGCATGACCAGTGACGGCTCGGCACCTGATCCCCATCGCGACAACGGCGCGGGAACGGCGCTTGCCGGCCCACACAAATGGTATGGGCTGATGCGCGGCACATCGCTCTATCAGGCCTACTTCGCCAATATCGGCTACGGCAGTTCCAATGCGCACGAAGGATACGTGGCCGATCAGGTCGCGCTGGAACTGGCCAACCCGCGCCTGGCCAATCCAACCTTTCGCAATGCGTCCGGCAACGGCGAGGGGGGATGGACCGCTTTGACCTATCAGGAACTCTCCCACGCCTTCGACCGCGGGACCGAACTCGACAGCACGTTCGGCGGCCTCGCAAGCGACGATCCTGATCTCTCCGCGTTCAAGGCACGCGGCGGGAAGTTCCTGAGCTGGCACGGCTGGAACGACGAAGCGATTCCGGTCCAGGGCACGATCCGCTATTACGACCGGGTGCTTGAAAAGATGGGCGGCGCGCAGAATGTGCACGACTTCTTCCGTCTCTACCTCTTGCCCGGTGTCGGCCACATGTCGCCGAACGGCACCTCCAATCCCGATGCGCACCCACCACTCGTCGCGCCGGGCCAGTTCTATGCCTTGATGGTGGACTGGGTTGAAAACGGAAAGGCTCCCGATTCGATCGTCATCGAGACCCCGCCGGAAAGCCCGGTCAGGCGCTCGGCGCCCATCGCCCCCTACCCGCAGCAGGTGCGATACGTGAGCGGCGACCCCAACGAGGCATCAAGCTACGCCGTGCAATGA
- a CDS encoding EthD domain-containing protein has translation MFKQICFFRKRPDMSMDAFLDYYENQHSQLAKKMGAKPALPNAVRYVRRYLTPERNPITGEIHDSGYDCLIEIWWNSREDFEASQRIISDPARLPMTMEDERRLFASHANPVCSVIDYDSPMGPHGEPTHVVLRHGDETE, from the coding sequence ATGTTCAAGCAGATCTGCTTCTTCCGGAAGCGGCCGGATATGTCGATGGACGCCTTCCTCGACTATTATGAAAACCAGCATTCCCAGCTTGCGAAGAAGATGGGTGCGAAGCCCGCGCTGCCCAATGCGGTGCGCTATGTCCGCCGGTATCTGACGCCCGAAAGGAACCCCATAACCGGTGAAATCCACGATTCCGGCTACGATTGCCTGATTGAGATCTGGTGGAACAGCCGGGAGGATTTCGAAGCCTCCCAGCGCATCATTTCCGATCCCGCGCGCCTGCCGATGACGATGGAGGATGAGCGGCGCCTGTTCGCCAGCCATGCCAACCCGGTCTGTTCGGTGATCGATTACGACTCCCCGATGGGCCCTCATGGCGAACCGACACATGTCGTTCTTCGCCACGGCGATGAAACGGAGTAA
- a CDS encoding alpha/beta hydrolase encodes METEPAFVFVHGGGQGSWVWGDTIAALGLQAPGVRTFAVDVPGCGSKRERLDGGIGLDEVAAELLSDIEVAGMGPAMLVGHSQAGQVMSLMLERRPDLFRRAVYVTCSIPLPGQSVRAMMGEGMHGARPDEVGWPFDPKTEDLAARYPQMFCNDMDDLQKSAFLAKFGVDRWPLATYDFTSWRYDHHGAVPASYVVCLKDGILPVEWQERFAERFAVDRVICIDAGHQAMITRPQALAEILRNECR; translated from the coding sequence TTGGAGACTGAGCCGGCATTTGTCTTCGTTCACGGCGGCGGACAGGGAAGCTGGGTGTGGGGCGATACTATCGCGGCACTGGGACTGCAGGCTCCCGGAGTTCGTACCTTTGCAGTCGATGTCCCGGGTTGCGGGTCAAAAAGAGAGCGGCTCGATGGCGGCATCGGTCTGGACGAGGTCGCGGCCGAGCTGCTTTCCGACATCGAGGTCGCCGGCATGGGGCCGGCGATGCTCGTTGGACATTCCCAGGCCGGGCAAGTCATGTCGCTGATGCTGGAACGGCGGCCGGACCTGTTTCGGAGGGCGGTCTACGTCACATGTTCGATCCCTCTTCCCGGGCAAAGCGTGCGCGCGATGATGGGGGAGGGCATGCACGGAGCGAGGCCTGATGAAGTCGGCTGGCCGTTCGATCCCAAGACAGAAGATCTGGCGGCGCGTTATCCGCAGATGTTCTGCAACGATATGGATGACTTACAGAAAAGCGCATTTCTCGCGAAGTTTGGAGTGGATCGCTGGCCGCTTGCTACCTACGACTTTACATCCTGGCGGTACGATCATCACGGGGCCGTTCCAGCCAGCTATGTCGTTTGCCTGAAGGATGGGATATTGCCAGTGGAATGGCAGGAGCGCTTTGCCGAGCGGTTTGCTGTGGACCGCGTGATTTGCATCGATGCCGGCCATCAGGCGATGATTACGAGGCCGCAGGCCCTGGCCGAGATCTTGAGAAACGAATGCCGTTGA
- a CDS encoding nitroreductase/quinone reductase family protein encodes MSDENMQVIREARRDWVSEHREMYLSSGGAKGHIMDITAVGGRAFATHCLVKYEGRKSGKTFITPLCYADIGGEVVICASKGGADHHPAWYLNIVEQPEIEFQIATQAFRGTWREPEGAEREKVWSFFIDCHPFYETYQNSTARVLPLVMFKAAGEIPVFRPDDATGIRTT; translated from the coding sequence ATGAGCGATGAAAACATGCAGGTGATCCGCGAAGCCCGGCGCGACTGGGTAAGCGAACACCGAGAGATGTACCTTTCTTCCGGCGGGGCGAAGGGTCACATCATGGACATCACCGCCGTTGGTGGCCGTGCCTTCGCAACGCATTGCCTGGTCAAGTACGAGGGGCGCAAGAGCGGGAAAACCTTCATCACGCCCCTGTGCTACGCCGACATCGGCGGCGAAGTGGTGATTTGCGCATCGAAGGGCGGGGCTGACCATCATCCGGCCTGGTATCTCAATATCGTCGAGCAACCGGAAATCGAGTTCCAGATCGCGACCCAGGCATTCCGTGGAACCTGGCGTGAGCCAGAAGGTGCCGAACGCGAGAAGGTGTGGTCCTTCTTCATCGACTGCCATCCCTTCTACGAAACCTACCAGAATTCTACCGCGCGCGTACTGCCGCTGGTGATGTTCAAGGCAGCCGGGGAGATTCCGGTTTTCCGTCCCGATGATGCCACCGGCATCCGGACCACCTGA
- a CDS encoding class I adenylate-forming enzyme family protein, protein MTSEETALSYARGIPLSQETACGALTLGAYLQEIVQRHGASEAAVIHLDGEVIRWSYDDLWARANEVARALKACGVGKGTRVGLLMTNRLEFLSCLFGTALAGGVATTISTFFTAPEIGEVLEASCCAILLVERHVLKKDFAAMLGELEPGIAAGIPDQCLSARFPFLSHVARVDGDEGTGAVEGWSSFLARGDTIPDGVIEACAAAVLPSDPGTLFFSSGSTGKAKGIMSAHRAICLQLWRWKSWYGVTDPPRTWSANGFFFSGNFTMALGGTLSSGGCLLLQRWFDPEAALALIQAERATMLLAWPHQWPQLEAVPGYAEADLSALHYVDGAFPLAHHPSVSANWTEPRAYGSTETFTLISVFPAGTPESETAGSHGRPTAGSTIRIVDPVTGQTVPLGHRGEVAVKGPTLMLGYLGVPLDETLDDEGFFRTGDGGWLDAEGRLFWEGRLNDIIKTGGANVSPLEIDAVLRDCPGVKIAQTVGVPDPLLGEIVVSCVVPLEGAALSADQIRSFARSRLASFKVPRTVLFFGNDELKTTGSSKIKTADLRKAVVSRLR, encoded by the coding sequence ATGACGAGCGAGGAAACGGCACTATCCTACGCGCGCGGCATTCCTCTTTCGCAAGAGACAGCTTGCGGCGCCCTGACGCTGGGTGCCTATCTTCAAGAGATCGTACAGCGACATGGTGCCAGTGAAGCAGCCGTCATCCATCTGGACGGCGAAGTCATCCGCTGGAGCTATGACGATCTTTGGGCGCGCGCCAACGAAGTGGCCCGGGCGCTCAAGGCCTGCGGCGTAGGGAAAGGCACACGCGTCGGCCTACTCATGACCAACCGGCTGGAGTTCCTTTCCTGCCTGTTCGGCACCGCACTGGCGGGAGGCGTCGCCACGACAATCAGCACCTTCTTCACCGCGCCGGAAATTGGTGAGGTGCTGGAAGCGTCGTGTTGCGCTATCCTGCTGGTTGAGCGGCACGTGCTCAAGAAGGACTTCGCGGCGATGCTGGGCGAACTGGAGCCTGGTATCGCAGCAGGCATTCCCGACCAATGCCTCTCTGCCCGTTTCCCGTTCCTCAGCCATGTTGCGCGCGTCGACGGGGATGAGGGAACAGGCGCGGTAGAAGGCTGGTCCTCGTTTCTGGCGCGCGGAGACACCATTCCCGACGGCGTGATCGAGGCTTGCGCCGCGGCGGTGCTCCCCAGCGATCCAGGCACCCTGTTCTTTTCGTCCGGCTCGACGGGCAAGGCAAAAGGCATAATGTCCGCTCACCGGGCGATCTGCCTGCAGCTTTGGCGCTGGAAGAGCTGGTACGGGGTCACGGACCCGCCACGAACATGGTCCGCCAACGGCTTCTTCTTCTCGGGCAATTTCACCATGGCGCTGGGCGGAACGCTCTCGTCCGGCGGTTGTCTTCTGCTCCAGCGCTGGTTCGATCCCGAAGCCGCGCTCGCCCTGATCCAGGCGGAAAGGGCGACGATGCTACTCGCCTGGCCGCACCAATGGCCGCAGCTCGAAGCCGTGCCTGGTTATGCCGAGGCCGACCTGTCCGCGCTGCACTATGTGGATGGCGCCTTTCCGCTGGCCCACCACCCGAGTGTTTCGGCCAACTGGACGGAGCCTCGCGCCTACGGCAGCACCGAAACATTCACACTGATTTCGGTCTTTCCGGCCGGCACTCCGGAAAGTGAAACAGCGGGAAGCCATGGCCGCCCCACGGCAGGATCGACCATCCGGATCGTCGATCCCGTGACAGGCCAGACCGTGCCACTCGGGCACCGCGGCGAAGTCGCGGTGAAGGGCCCCACGCTGATGCTGGGCTATCTTGGCGTGCCACTCGACGAGACGCTGGACGATGAGGGCTTCTTTCGAACCGGGGACGGCGGTTGGCTGGACGCAGAAGGCCGTCTGTTCTGGGAAGGCCGACTCAACGACATCATAAAGACCGGCGGCGCCAACGTCTCCCCGCTGGAGATCGATGCGGTGCTCCGTGATTGCCCTGGCGTAAAAATTGCGCAGACGGTGGGAGTGCCCGATCCTCTGCTGGGCGAAATTGTGGTCAGCTGCGTGGTGCCGCTGGAAGGCGCAGCCCTGTCGGCCGACCAGATCCGGTCCTTCGCGCGTAGCCGTCTCGCCAGTTTCAAGGTGCCCCGCACGGTGCTGTTCTTCGGCAACGACGAACTCAAGACCACCGGCAGCTCGAAGATCAAGACCGCCGATCTGCGCAAGGCAGTGGTCAGCCGTCTCCGATGA
- a CDS encoding helix-turn-helix transcriptional regulator translates to MQVSTAIGEMTQALLDGAYEKPLWASFLSLLARETGADFVVLLCQPPGWKQDDCLQLVSGDMRVEDSNELYRRYFVDRNPTASELMQEGRAYSLEELIALDRGEHEAFYADLVTTHRVTDLRQMRVREAGGVDARLTIVSLSRSFDVQTDRLLCALAPVLRSVLRNYIVLERERFTASLAEEAIRRLQFGWIALDAGGGIVDSDPVGEMLLRESGVVGRTPRGRLTIADRAAERTLLATIRTMASQLEASPKAVSLSSDPWFDMLLVPAPHRLLGPIGKPVIVAYVHGDSWGTADRCEQLMDLFRLTRSEARLALEICRGRSIAEAACQLDLQVETVRGYSKRIFAKTGARGQTDLVRILMGSVLALTPDGRIGAPRPASR, encoded by the coding sequence ATGCAAGTTTCAACAGCCATTGGCGAAATGACCCAGGCGCTGCTTGACGGCGCATATGAAAAGCCCCTGTGGGCTTCGTTTCTTTCGCTGCTCGCTCGTGAAACCGGCGCGGATTTCGTCGTGCTGTTGTGTCAGCCGCCCGGCTGGAAACAGGACGATTGCCTGCAACTCGTTTCGGGCGACATGCGTGTGGAAGACAGCAACGAACTCTATCGCCGCTACTTCGTCGATCGCAATCCGACGGCGAGCGAGTTGATGCAGGAAGGCAGAGCCTATTCTCTTGAGGAGCTTATCGCGCTCGACCGGGGCGAACATGAGGCGTTCTACGCCGACCTCGTGACAACACACCGTGTGACGGACCTGCGGCAGATGCGTGTGCGGGAAGCCGGCGGCGTGGATGCGCGCCTCACGATCGTCAGTCTGAGCCGCTCGTTCGATGTGCAGACCGATCGCTTGCTTTGCGCTTTGGCTCCCGTACTGAGAAGCGTCCTGCGCAATTACATTGTCCTTGAACGCGAACGCTTCACCGCTTCGCTTGCGGAGGAGGCCATTCGCAGGCTGCAGTTCGGCTGGATTGCCCTTGATGCAGGCGGTGGGATCGTCGACAGCGATCCAGTCGGTGAAATGCTGCTTCGCGAATCCGGGGTGGTTGGACGAACGCCCAGGGGAAGGCTGACAATTGCCGACCGGGCTGCCGAAAGGACACTGCTTGCCACGATCCGCACAATGGCATCGCAGCTGGAGGCAAGCCCCAAAGCCGTTTCCCTCTCGAGCGATCCCTGGTTCGACATGCTACTGGTGCCCGCACCGCACAGATTGCTCGGACCGATAGGCAAGCCGGTGATCGTCGCTTATGTGCACGGTGACAGTTGGGGCACCGCCGATCGCTGCGAGCAGCTGATGGACCTCTTTCGGCTCACGCGAAGCGAAGCCCGGCTCGCGCTGGAAATCTGCCGAGGACGGTCCATTGCCGAGGCCGCTTGCCAGCTGGATTTGCAGGTCGAGACAGTCCGTGGCTATTCGAAACGCATTTTCGCCAAAACGGGCGCGCGCGGGCAAACAGACCTGGTCAGGATACTGATGGGGAGCGTTCTCGCCTTGACACCTGACGGACGTATCGGAGCACCACGTCCTGCCTCTCGTTGA
- a CDS encoding LysR family transcriptional regulator, whose product MDLSLGKLQHLLAVARCGSFSRAAIELNLSQPALSRSIATIEERYGFAIFNRVGHGVEPTAAGLQVLEQARPLLQGLRVFESNMGLLAGGRSGRLSMGMAPLLASELVPRFSGDFFGAGNVQLRVMVRPGEELIEALANDEVELIFFPGPHVADAGEIELQHVGDARPVCVVRQGHPLLARKRLQLADLADYPWASSVEDPVGPPIPSRSRMVCENYHILRDAVMAADMVCICSQAFISEELRDGRLVAVAIEGMPLPPTAIFAGRLKGRVHSPLAARGLAAIRGYLAG is encoded by the coding sequence ATGGACCTCTCACTTGGCAAGTTGCAGCACCTGCTCGCCGTCGCACGCTGCGGCAGCTTCTCGCGCGCTGCGATCGAGCTGAACCTCAGCCAGCCGGCATTGAGCCGAAGCATAGCGACGATCGAGGAGCGCTACGGCTTTGCGATTTTCAATCGCGTCGGCCATGGTGTGGAGCCGACCGCAGCCGGGCTTCAGGTTCTGGAGCAGGCGCGTCCTCTGCTACAAGGGTTGCGGGTCTTCGAAAGCAATATGGGACTTCTGGCTGGTGGGCGTAGCGGGCGGCTGTCGATGGGGATGGCGCCGCTGCTGGCCAGCGAGCTGGTTCCACGCTTCTCCGGCGACTTTTTCGGCGCCGGTAATGTGCAGCTTCGCGTCATGGTCCGGCCGGGGGAAGAACTGATCGAGGCGCTTGCCAACGACGAGGTCGAGCTGATCTTCTTTCCCGGTCCGCATGTTGCCGATGCCGGGGAAATCGAGCTGCAACATGTCGGCGATGCGCGCCCGGTGTGCGTGGTACGTCAGGGGCATCCCCTGCTTGCCCGCAAGCGTCTCCAACTTGCCGATCTGGCTGATTATCCATGGGCGAGTTCTGTCGAAGATCCGGTCGGGCCGCCGATCCCGAGCCGTTCGCGCATGGTCTGTGAAAACTATCACATCCTGCGGGACGCGGTTATGGCCGCAGATATGGTCTGCATCTGCTCTCAGGCGTTTATATCCGAGGAATTGCGCGATGGCCGGCTGGTAGCAGTCGCCATCGAGGGAATGCCGCTTCCGCCAACCGCGATCTTCGCGGGCCGGCTCAAGGGCAGGGTCCATTCCCCGCTCGCCGCAAGAGGGTTGGCGGCGATACGCGGATATCTGGCGGGATGA